One genomic window of Actinoplanes lobatus includes the following:
- a CDS encoding ABC transporter permease encodes MTSPTYRLTARGVLHGEWTKFWSLRSSWITLAVSVLLLVAVGMIVAGTFEPNDDRGPGGEATDPVGLALSGATFAALAVGVLGVLLAAGEYSTGMIRSTLAAVPTRLPVLWSKAAIAGGIAAIATAAGALVSFLVGAPLVPDVMTALGLGDDGVLRALLSAGLYLGLVAVIGVGLGALVRSSAGGITILAGVLLILPGLTMLLPATWAANINPYLPSNAGDTIMSLTSSGAALSRPASLAVLAGYAAITLGAAAYRLAKSDA; translated from the coding sequence ATGACCAGCCCCACCTACCGGCTCACCGCCCGCGGCGTCCTGCACGGCGAATGGACCAAGTTCTGGTCCCTGCGCTCCTCCTGGATCACCCTCGCCGTCTCGGTGCTGCTGCTCGTCGCGGTCGGCATGATCGTGGCCGGCACGTTCGAGCCGAACGACGACCGTGGCCCCGGCGGCGAAGCCACCGACCCGGTCGGCCTGGCTCTGAGCGGCGCCACCTTCGCCGCCCTGGCGGTCGGTGTCCTCGGCGTGCTGCTGGCCGCGGGCGAGTACAGCACCGGCATGATCCGATCGACCCTGGCAGCGGTGCCGACCCGACTGCCGGTTCTGTGGTCCAAGGCGGCGATCGCCGGTGGGATCGCGGCCATCGCAACGGCCGCCGGCGCACTGGTGTCGTTCCTGGTGGGCGCACCACTGGTGCCGGACGTGATGACCGCGCTCGGGCTCGGCGACGACGGCGTGTTGCGCGCCCTGCTCAGCGCCGGCCTCTACCTGGGGCTGGTCGCGGTCATCGGCGTCGGACTGGGCGCCCTGGTCCGTTCCAGCGCGGGCGGCATCACGATCCTCGCCGGAGTCCTGCTGATCCTGCCGGGTCTGACCATGCTGCTGCCCGCAACGTGGGCCGCGAACATCAACCCCTACCTGCCCAGCAACGCCGGCGACACGATCATGTCGCTGACCTCGTCCGGCGCCGCCCTCAGCCGGCCGGCCAGCCTGGCCGTCCTCGCCGGTTACGCCGCGATCACCCTCGGGGCCGCGGCGTACCGGCTGGCGAAATCCGACGCCTGA
- a CDS encoding ABC transporter ATP-binding protein, with translation MIEVRDIIKRYGMKTAVDGLSFTAQPGQVTGFLGPNGAGKSTTMRMIVGLDRPTAGEALVNGRRYAGHAAPLQEMGVLLEARAVHPGRTAVSHLLALARTHGIPRRRVDEVIDLAGLGKVAGKRVGGFSLGMGQRLGIAAALLGDPKVIMLDEPVNGLDPEGVLWVRHLLAGLAAEGRTVMLSSHLMSETSLIADHLVIVGRGRLLADTTVADLIAQTAGGGVKVGTTQAGVLRELLSRPGVTVTSVATEELLVNGMGAGEVGQIAAEHRIALHELTQHRVSLEEAFMDLTRDAVEYTAGRTLQEATR, from the coding sequence GTGATAGAGGTACGCGACATCATCAAGCGGTACGGTATGAAAACCGCCGTCGACGGCTTGAGTTTCACCGCCCAGCCGGGCCAGGTCACCGGTTTCCTCGGCCCGAACGGCGCCGGCAAGTCCACCACGATGCGGATGATTGTCGGCCTCGACCGCCCCACCGCCGGAGAGGCACTGGTCAACGGTCGCCGTTACGCCGGGCACGCGGCCCCGCTCCAGGAGATGGGCGTGCTTCTGGAAGCCAGAGCCGTGCACCCTGGCCGGACCGCGGTCAGTCACCTGCTCGCCCTGGCCCGCACCCACGGTATCCCGCGCCGCCGCGTCGACGAGGTGATCGACCTGGCCGGCCTCGGTAAGGTGGCGGGCAAACGGGTCGGCGGCTTCTCTCTCGGCATGGGTCAGCGTCTCGGCATCGCCGCCGCACTGCTCGGCGACCCCAAAGTGATCATGCTGGACGAGCCGGTCAACGGCCTCGACCCGGAAGGGGTGCTGTGGGTGCGCCACCTTCTGGCCGGACTGGCGGCCGAGGGCCGTACCGTGATGTTGTCGTCGCATCTGATGAGTGAGACCTCGCTGATCGCCGACCATCTGGTGATCGTCGGCCGTGGCCGGCTCCTGGCGGACACCACCGTCGCCGACCTGATCGCGCAGACCGCCGGGGGCGGCGTCAAGGTCGGCACCACACAGGCTGGCGTGCTACGCGAACTGCTGTCCCGGCCGGGCGTCACGGTCACCTCCGTCGCCACCGAGGAACTGCTGGTCAACGGCATGGGCGCCGGTGAGGTCGGGCAGATCGCCGCCGAACACCGGATCGCGTTGCACGAACTCACCCAGCACCGGGTCTCGCTCGAGGAGGCCTTCATGGACCTGACCCGCGACGCCGTCGAGTACACCGCCGGCCGCACTCTGCAGGAGGCGACCCGATGA
- a CDS encoding tetratricopeptide repeat protein has translation MGGQRVEGSVVFGDVVQITDVRGAVTVSTVKPPYRVAVMPTALRPLTVEQARAQPSRLLLARHQVVPFTGRDRALATLTGWMGNDDPVAVQLVHGAGGQGKTRLADELSARYTAAGWTVWQVTHTSTTASRVPVPGSAVLAVVDYADRWPASALLALLTQLRGLQAQAGIRIRVLLLGRSDGYWWPALANRADGDLHIETTQMALPPLAADSADDRPALFRTAAARFAAALGVERSGDWPVPSMSGNGFGQVLAVHMAALAAVDASRHGQPAPTQPHAVSAYLLNREQDYWHRLHTRAEAPVQSPPETMHRAVVVATLTGARPRATARTSLLQAGFAETRTGADRIIDDHLTCYPPADTRTVFEPLHPDRLGEDLIALSTPGHGAATSLQRDWTPEAITALLGGEAPPEWTATVVTVLVETAHRWPHIAADLLFPLVREHPELAVAAGGATLIRLAGIADVDLTALEALEPLLPGEPHIDLDIAAAAISSRLTPHRLARTTDPFEQSQLHFGHAYRLMNIGQNDQALVAAEEAVTICRRLVADDANTYLPFLALSLTNFGAVLPELGRWEQSLTVSGEAADIYRRLAEDDDPGLYLPLLAVSAHNLGACLSELGRWEQALDPAGEATAIYRRLAAADPETHLSSLAGSLSGLGTVLARLGRLDESLTVAEEAAVLGRRSAAHNPQGRLPDLAMSLTNLGTVLSDLGRSDEALTVTEEATALYRRLAGENPDAYLPDLATSLSNLGSRLSARGRWEQGLSAAEEAEEIYRRLAEENPDVHLSGLAMSLTNFGPRLFELGRREQGLTMAEEAVAISRRLAESNPDAHLPGLAIALSNLGAFLLRLGRREQGLLATEEAVAVRRRLAEKNPDAHLPDLAGSLTNLGLGLSELGRRDQGLAAAEEAVAICWRLAEKNPDAHLAGLAMSLINLSVALSGMDRDQEALAAKLEALDLYRWLAEADPDAWLPGLAVTLRNLGLFLSELGRCDHGLVPAEEAVAVFRRLAEENPDVHLSGLAEASSLLGACLSELGRCAEGLTHISEAVAVFRGLAEMDQQTYLPHLAMSLNNLGACLSQLDRYEQALPPAEEAVAVYRRLAGDDPYAVSDLAGSLSVHARVCAHVTGGLSRAFESITEAIRIYESLAPDRFAGELRWAHLILADVLDGLGRSEEATEVRERAG, from the coding sequence GTGGGCGGTCAACGGGTCGAAGGCAGCGTGGTCTTCGGTGACGTCGTACAGATCACCGACGTCCGTGGGGCCGTCACCGTCAGCACGGTCAAGCCGCCGTACCGGGTCGCGGTCATGCCCACCGCGCTGCGACCGCTGACCGTCGAGCAGGCCCGCGCCCAGCCGAGCCGTCTGCTGCTGGCCCGGCACCAGGTGGTGCCGTTCACCGGACGCGACCGCGCCCTGGCGACGCTGACCGGATGGATGGGCAACGACGACCCGGTGGCCGTCCAACTGGTGCACGGGGCCGGCGGACAGGGCAAGACCCGCCTCGCCGACGAACTGTCCGCCCGGTACACGGCAGCCGGCTGGACGGTGTGGCAGGTGACCCACACCTCCACGACCGCGTCCCGGGTGCCGGTGCCCGGCAGCGCGGTGCTGGCCGTGGTCGACTACGCCGACCGGTGGCCGGCCTCGGCGCTGCTGGCCCTGCTCACCCAGCTACGCGGCTTGCAGGCACAGGCCGGGATCCGGATCCGGGTGCTCCTGCTGGGACGGTCGGACGGCTACTGGTGGCCGGCGCTGGCCAACCGCGCCGACGGCGACCTGCACATCGAGACTACCCAGATGGCGTTGCCGCCGCTGGCCGCCGACAGCGCCGACGACCGGCCGGCCCTGTTCCGGACGGCGGCGGCCCGGTTCGCTGCCGCCCTCGGCGTGGAGCGCTCCGGGGACTGGCCGGTCCCTTCGATGTCCGGGAACGGGTTCGGGCAGGTGCTGGCCGTGCACATGGCGGCGCTGGCCGCCGTGGACGCGTCCCGGCACGGTCAGCCCGCGCCGACACAGCCGCACGCGGTGTCGGCCTATCTGCTGAACCGGGAACAGGACTACTGGCACCGGCTGCACACCCGTGCCGAGGCACCGGTGCAGAGTCCGCCCGAGACGATGCACCGGGCGGTGGTCGTCGCCACCCTGACGGGCGCCAGACCGCGGGCAACGGCCCGCACATCGCTGCTCCAGGCCGGGTTCGCCGAGACTCGTACGGGCGCCGACCGGATCATCGACGACCACCTCACCTGCTATCCACCCGCCGACACCCGAACCGTCTTCGAACCGCTGCACCCCGACCGCCTCGGCGAGGACCTCATCGCCCTGTCCACACCCGGCCACGGTGCCGCCACGAGTCTGCAACGCGACTGGACTCCCGAGGCGATCACCGCGCTGCTCGGCGGCGAAGCACCGCCGGAGTGGACCGCGACCGTGGTCACCGTGCTGGTGGAGACCGCGCACCGGTGGCCGCACATCGCCGCCGACCTGCTGTTCCCTCTCGTCCGGGAGCATCCGGAACTGGCCGTCGCCGCGGGCGGAGCCACCCTGATCCGGCTGGCCGGCATCGCCGACGTCGATCTCACCGCCCTGGAGGCCCTGGAACCCCTGCTGCCCGGCGAACCGCACATCGACCTCGACATCGCCGCCGCAGCGATCAGCAGCCGCCTCACCCCGCACCGGCTGGCGCGGACCACCGACCCCTTCGAACAGTCCCAGCTGCACTTCGGCCACGCCTACCGGCTGATGAACATCGGACAGAATGATCAGGCCCTGGTCGCCGCGGAAGAAGCCGTGACCATCTGTCGCCGGTTGGTCGCCGACGACGCGAACACCTATCTGCCCTTCCTCGCACTCTCGCTGACCAACTTCGGCGCCGTGCTACCGGAGCTGGGGAGATGGGAACAGAGCCTGACCGTGAGCGGGGAGGCCGCGGACATCTACCGGCGGTTGGCGGAGGACGACGACCCCGGCCTCTACCTGCCACTGCTCGCCGTCAGCGCGCACAACCTGGGCGCCTGCCTGTCGGAACTGGGCCGCTGGGAGCAGGCCCTCGACCCGGCGGGGGAGGCCACGGCCATCTACCGGCGGCTGGCGGCAGCCGACCCGGAAACCCATCTGTCCAGTCTCGCCGGCTCGCTGAGCGGCCTCGGCACCGTGCTGGCACGTCTGGGCCGCCTCGACGAGTCCTTGACCGTGGCGGAGGAAGCCGCCGTCCTCGGCCGGCGGTCGGCCGCGCACAACCCGCAGGGCCGGCTACCCGACCTGGCCATGTCGCTGACCAATCTCGGTACGGTGCTGTCGGATCTGGGGCGCTCGGATGAGGCTCTGACAGTGACCGAGGAGGCCACCGCCCTCTACCGGCGGCTGGCCGGGGAGAACCCGGATGCCTACCTTCCCGACCTCGCCACCTCGCTGAGCAACCTCGGGTCCCGTCTGTCGGCGCGGGGCCGCTGGGAGCAGGGCCTGTCGGCGGCCGAGGAGGCCGAGGAGATCTACCGGCGGCTGGCCGAGGAGAACCCGGACGTCCACCTGTCCGGTCTCGCGATGTCGTTGACCAACTTCGGCCCCCGGCTGTTCGAGCTGGGCCGGCGGGAACAGGGTCTGACCATGGCGGAGGAGGCGGTGGCGATCAGCCGGCGACTGGCCGAGTCCAACCCGGATGCCCACCTGCCCGGTCTCGCCATAGCCTTGAGTAACCTCGGCGCCTTCCTCCTGAGGCTGGGCCGGCGGGAACAGGGACTGCTCGCGACCGAGGAAGCGGTCGCCGTCCGAAGGCGGCTGGCCGAGAAGAATCCGGACGCTCACCTGCCTGATCTCGCCGGTTCGCTGACCAATCTCGGCCTCGGCCTGTCGGAGCTGGGCCGGCGGGATCAGGGTCTGGCCGCGGCCGAGGAGGCGGTGGCCATCTGCTGGCGGCTGGCCGAGAAGAATCCGGACGCTCACCTGGCCGGGCTCGCCATGTCGTTGATCAACCTCAGCGTCGCGCTGTCGGGGATGGACCGCGACCAGGAGGCACTGGCCGCGAAACTGGAGGCCCTGGACCTCTACCGGTGGCTGGCCGAGGCCGATCCGGACGCCTGGCTGCCCGGCCTCGCGGTGACGCTGAGGAACCTCGGCCTCTTCCTGTCCGAACTGGGCCGGTGTGACCACGGGCTGGTCCCGGCCGAGGAGGCGGTAGCCGTCTTTCGGCGGTTGGCCGAGGAGAACCCGGATGTCCACCTGTCCGGCCTCGCGGAGGCATCGAGCCTGCTCGGCGCCTGCCTGTCGGAGCTCGGCCGGTGCGCGGAAGGCCTCACCCACATCTCGGAAGCGGTGGCCGTCTTTCGCGGGCTGGCCGAGATGGATCAACAGACCTACCTGCCCCACCTCGCCATGTCGTTGAACAACCTCGGCGCCTGCCTGTCCCAGCTCGACCGCTACGAGCAGGCGTTACCTCCGGCAGAGGAGGCCGTCGCCGTCTACCGGCGGCTGGCCGGCGACGACCCGTACGCCGTGTCCGACCTCGCGGGCTCGCTGTCGGTGCACGCACGGGTGTGCGCGCACGTGACCGGAGGACTCTCCCGGGCGTTCGAGTCGATCACCGAAGCGATTCGTATCTACGAGTCCCTCGCACCGGACCGGTTCGCCGGCGAACTGCGCTGGGCCCACCTGATCCTCGCGGACGTGCTCGACGGTCTCGGCCGCTCCGAGGAGGCAACCGAGGTGCGCGAACGAGCCGGTTGA
- a CDS encoding LacI family DNA-binding transcriptional regulator — MEPEHITLRDVARDAGVSYATASRALNGSDRTVRKENADRVRAAADRLGYTPDLSAQAIARGSSSTVALVVNDIDDPYFSSIAAGVTEAAQEAGLIVTMAIADRSPGLELQIVRTLRGHRPRAVIIAGTRTAGSDTHAALTDELSAYHESGGRIALISQPELPFTTLSIDNYGGARRLAVALAGAGYRRFAIVHAGDDIRTSADRRQGFTDGLHASGLTLDAADQIVTDFTRAGGNQAAATIASRRPEAVFAVNDVMAIGLMSGLRDAGLTPGTDIAVAGFDDIAAAVDVLPSLTTVRVPLYDLGRQALEVALSGAAPARIDILVEVVLRESTPKT, encoded by the coding sequence GTGGAACCCGAGCACATCACGCTGCGCGACGTGGCCCGCGACGCCGGCGTCTCGTACGCCACCGCGTCCCGGGCACTCAACGGCAGCGACCGAACCGTCCGCAAGGAGAACGCCGACCGCGTCCGCGCCGCCGCCGACCGCCTCGGCTACACCCCCGACCTGTCCGCCCAGGCCATCGCCCGCGGCTCGAGCAGCACGGTCGCCCTGGTCGTCAACGACATCGACGACCCGTACTTCTCCTCGATCGCCGCCGGCGTCACCGAAGCCGCCCAGGAAGCAGGCCTGATCGTCACGATGGCGATCGCCGACCGCTCCCCCGGCCTGGAACTCCAGATCGTCCGCACGCTACGCGGCCACCGCCCCCGCGCCGTGATCATCGCGGGCACCCGCACCGCCGGGTCCGACACCCACGCCGCCCTGACCGACGAACTGTCCGCCTACCACGAGTCCGGCGGCCGCATCGCCCTGATCAGCCAGCCCGAACTCCCGTTCACCACCCTGTCCATCGACAACTACGGCGGCGCCCGCCGCCTCGCGGTGGCCCTGGCCGGCGCGGGTTACCGCCGTTTCGCGATCGTCCACGCCGGCGACGACATCCGCACCTCCGCCGACCGCCGCCAGGGTTTCACCGACGGCCTGCACGCGTCCGGCCTGACCCTGGACGCCGCCGACCAGATCGTCACCGACTTCACCCGCGCCGGCGGAAACCAGGCGGCCGCCACGATCGCGTCACGCCGCCCCGAGGCGGTCTTCGCCGTCAACGACGTGATGGCCATCGGCCTGATGAGCGGCCTCCGCGACGCCGGCCTGACCCCGGGCACCGACATCGCGGTGGCCGGTTTCGACGACATCGCCGCCGCCGTCGACGTCCTGCCATCCCTCACCACGGTCCGCGTCCCCCTATACGACCTGGGCCGCCAGGCGCTGGAGGTGGCACTCTCCGGGGCCGCCCCCGCCCGCATCGACATCCTGGTCGAGGTCGTCCTCCGCGAAAGCACCCCAAAAACCTGA
- a CDS encoding RICIN domain-containing protein, with translation MVVSPVAAHANPVDSWVAWINEKNSGTATLLLDIAGTAPAPVGERAVVSQWDQRPDGSDLVGDQLWRMVDLGESVFVFQSAGTSQQYGLSIKDNKYSNGAEVIQWWFQPDNPFQRWKRENAGSGVYKFRNLGITSALPMCLAVAGAGDGLIEHNDRVILWDCRATGADQKWREAN, from the coding sequence GTGGTTGTCTCGCCGGTCGCCGCACATGCCAACCCGGTGGACAGCTGGGTCGCCTGGATTAACGAGAAGAACAGCGGTACTGCGACGCTGCTGCTGGATATCGCGGGCACTGCGCCGGCCCCGGTCGGCGAGCGTGCGGTGGTGTCTCAGTGGGACCAGCGACCCGACGGCAGCGATCTGGTCGGCGACCAGCTGTGGCGCATGGTGGATCTCGGCGAGAGCGTGTTCGTCTTCCAGAGCGCTGGTACCTCGCAGCAATACGGGCTGTCCATCAAGGACAACAAGTATTCAAACGGCGCAGAGGTCATTCAGTGGTGGTTCCAGCCGGACAACCCCTTCCAGCGGTGGAAGAGGGAGAATGCAGGTAGCGGAGTCTACAAGTTCCGCAACCTCGGTATCACCAGCGCCCTTCCGATGTGTCTGGCGGTTGCGGGTGCAGGCGACGGACTGATCGAGCACAACGACCGCGTGATCCTCTGGGACTGCAGGGCAACCGGTGCGGATCAGAAGTGGCGCGAGGCCAACTAA
- a CDS encoding LacI family DNA-binding transcriptional regulator → MPHPARLTVTLREVAAAAGVSVATASRVLGGSARTVSAANARKVLEAASELRYTADVAARAMRRKSDSIALVADDLTTPSIAQVVAAMERQARTVDAFVTVSAAGGDPRRQLETVRTVCAFRPRALVITSSWAATTAYGARLAEELHSYERRGGRVVIYGDMDAPFDAIGVDDRGSARLMGAHLAATGHRRIAILAGTRERTFAAARTTGFLEGLLGGGVDVRDIRVIDCPVSRAGGYAAASRLLDESPGEFDALMAVNDMIAVGALSACRAAGVDVPGRLSVTGFDDIPLAADVTPRLTTVSLPFAEIGERSIRLALTVAGRPDRPGIRQTVTGRLVVRQSSKVI, encoded by the coding sequence ATGCCGCATCCAGCGAGGCTGACCGTCACCCTGCGTGAGGTGGCGGCGGCCGCCGGCGTGTCGGTGGCGACCGCCTCGCGAGTGCTGGGCGGCAGCGCCCGTACCGTGTCTGCGGCTAATGCCCGCAAGGTCCTCGAAGCAGCCTCCGAACTGCGTTACACCGCCGACGTGGCGGCTCGGGCCATGCGCCGCAAGAGCGACTCGATCGCGCTGGTCGCCGACGACCTGACCACGCCGTCGATCGCGCAGGTGGTGGCCGCCATGGAACGGCAGGCGCGGACCGTCGACGCGTTCGTCACGGTGTCGGCGGCCGGCGGCGACCCGCGGCGGCAGCTGGAGACGGTGCGGACGGTGTGCGCGTTCCGGCCCCGCGCGCTTGTGATCACGTCCAGTTGGGCGGCGACCACGGCGTACGGGGCCCGGCTTGCCGAGGAACTGCACTCCTACGAGCGGCGCGGCGGCCGGGTGGTGATCTACGGCGACATGGATGCCCCGTTCGACGCGATCGGCGTCGACGACCGCGGCTCGGCCCGGTTGATGGGCGCGCACCTGGCCGCCACCGGTCACCGTCGGATCGCGATCCTGGCCGGCACCCGCGAGCGCACCTTCGCGGCGGCCCGCACCACCGGCTTCCTCGAGGGCCTGCTCGGCGGCGGCGTCGACGTGCGCGACATCCGGGTGATCGACTGCCCGGTCAGCCGGGCCGGCGGCTACGCGGCGGCATCCCGGCTCCTCGATGAGAGCCCCGGTGAGTTCGACGCGCTGATGGCGGTCAACGACATGATCGCGGTGGGCGCCCTGTCAGCGTGCCGTGCCGCCGGCGTCGACGTCCCGGGCCGCCTGTCGGTGACCGGCTTCGACGACATCCCCCTGGCCGCGGACGTGACCCCACGCCTGACCACGGTGTCCCTGCCGTTCGCCGAGATCGGCGAACGCTCCATCCGCCTGGCCCTGACCGTCGCCGGCCGGCCCGACCGCCCCGGCATCCGCCAAACCGTGACCGGCCGCCTCGTGGTCCGCCAAAGCTCCAAGGTCATCTGA
- a CDS encoding alpha/beta fold hydrolase, whose protein sequence is MAITPLGIAYDHTVGTDGLPIVLIHAGVADRRMWDPQWDGLSSEHDVVRLDLRGFGESAVAPQGSLSHVDDVLSTLSHLGIGRCHLVGSSLGAGVAFEVTLAAPQLVQSLLLCPPGGSLLAELTDDLKAFFDAEKSALAVGDIDAAVEANIASWVVGPRRDASQVDPGFQDVVRRMQRRAFEATASWADVDEVELDPPALDRLDEIKAPTLVLVGGHDLATTRDSADRVCAGLTQVRRVDWPDVAHLPSLEQPDRFLALLLDWVANHKESTTRP, encoded by the coding sequence GTGGCCATCACTCCGCTCGGCATCGCCTACGACCACACTGTGGGCACCGACGGTCTGCCGATCGTCCTGATCCATGCTGGTGTCGCCGACCGTAGAATGTGGGATCCCCAGTGGGACGGCCTCAGCAGCGAACACGATGTCGTGCGGCTTGATCTACGCGGCTTCGGGGAGTCGGCGGTCGCCCCGCAAGGGTCACTGTCGCACGTCGATGACGTCCTCTCGACGCTTTCGCACCTTGGCATCGGGCGATGCCACCTCGTGGGCTCGTCGTTGGGCGCCGGTGTCGCGTTCGAGGTGACGCTGGCGGCGCCGCAGCTCGTTCAATCCCTTCTGCTGTGCCCACCGGGCGGCAGCTTGCTGGCCGAACTGACCGACGACCTCAAGGCCTTCTTCGACGCGGAGAAGAGCGCGCTCGCCGTTGGCGATATCGATGCCGCCGTCGAAGCCAACATCGCCTCCTGGGTCGTCGGTCCCCGCCGGGACGCTTCGCAAGTCGACCCCGGATTCCAGGACGTCGTACGACGCATGCAGCGCCGGGCGTTCGAGGCGACCGCGTCCTGGGCAGACGTCGACGAGGTCGAGCTGGATCCGCCTGCGTTGGATCGGCTGGACGAGATCAAGGCGCCGACACTCGTGCTGGTTGGTGGTCACGACCTCGCCACGACCCGAGACTCCGCAGACCGGGTGTGCGCAGGGCTTACCCAGGTTCGCCGCGTCGACTGGCCGGACGTAGCCCACCTGCCGTCGCTGGAACAACCGGACCGATTCCTCGCCTTGCTCCTCGACTGGGTAGCCAATCACAAGGAGTCAACTACCCGCCCATGA
- a CDS encoding GNAT family N-acetyltransferase — MTAEQFTELTTERLRLRQWHPGDLDAWAAMNADPQVREFWPDLLTREQAAASMEYFRGELAHRGWGWWAVEVAATGEFIGMAGLDPVDEEAPVNGVEAGWRFARSAWGRGYATEAARAVLAYGFQILRLPEILAIAVAGNERSRALMRRLGMTHDPAEDFEDLSMPPGPLRHSVVYRMTAGSYPIDKS; from the coding sequence ATGACCGCTGAACAGTTCACCGAATTGACCACCGAGCGGCTGCGGCTGCGACAGTGGCACCCCGGCGACCTCGATGCCTGGGCGGCGATGAACGCCGACCCACAGGTCCGCGAGTTCTGGCCCGACCTGCTCACCCGAGAGCAGGCCGCCGCCAGCATGGAGTACTTCCGCGGCGAACTCGCCCACCGCGGCTGGGGATGGTGGGCGGTCGAGGTGGCCGCGACCGGCGAGTTCATCGGCATGGCCGGGCTCGATCCGGTCGACGAGGAGGCCCCGGTGAACGGCGTCGAGGCCGGATGGCGATTCGCCCGCTCGGCATGGGGCCGCGGATATGCGACCGAGGCCGCCCGTGCCGTGCTGGCCTACGGGTTCCAGATTCTGCGGTTGCCGGAGATCCTGGCCATCGCGGTGGCCGGAAACGAGCGGTCCCGGGCACTGATGCGCCGGCTCGGGATGACCCACGATCCGGCCGAGGACTTCGAAGACCTGAGCATGCCACCCGGGCCGCTGCGGCACAGCGTCGTCTACCGGATGACCGCCGGCTCTTACCCGATCGACAAGTCGTGA
- a CDS encoding Gfo/Idh/MocA family protein — protein sequence MSQPRYRAAIVGTGAIAAAHAQALSEHRARARLTAVVDLDEVRARAFAEAWDAPTVAPDLAGLLASGDVDLVHLCTPPSTHAPLALECLRAGVNVILEKPPTLSLAELDTLADASRASGAHVATVFQHRFGAGAVRLRAMAAAGELGRPLLATCETLWFRDTAYFEVPWRGRWETEGGGPTMGHGIHQFDLLLSVLGPWEQVTAVAARRDRDVDTEDVSMALVTFADGTVASVVNSVISPRQVSALRFDFSHATLELSHLYGYTDADWTITPAPGHTGVAARWAESPSTVESGHGGQLTAVLDALDDGTPPPVTIEETRRTMEFVAAIYASAFTGAPVRAGQIGPDSPFAARMDGAGAPWQAVRTR from the coding sequence ATGTCGCAACCCCGCTATCGCGCGGCCATCGTCGGAACCGGCGCCATCGCCGCCGCCCATGCGCAAGCCCTGAGCGAGCACCGGGCCCGGGCGCGCCTCACCGCCGTCGTCGACCTCGACGAGGTACGGGCACGCGCGTTCGCCGAGGCCTGGGACGCGCCGACGGTCGCACCCGACCTGGCCGGCCTGCTCGCCTCCGGTGACGTCGATCTCGTGCACCTGTGCACGCCGCCGTCCACGCACGCACCGCTCGCCCTGGAGTGCCTGCGCGCCGGCGTGAACGTGATCCTGGAGAAGCCGCCCACCCTGTCGCTGGCCGAACTGGACACGCTCGCCGACGCGTCCCGGGCGTCCGGCGCGCACGTGGCGACGGTCTTCCAGCACCGGTTCGGCGCCGGCGCGGTCCGGTTGCGGGCGATGGCCGCGGCGGGCGAGCTGGGCCGCCCCCTTCTGGCCACCTGCGAGACCCTCTGGTTCCGCGACACCGCCTACTTCGAGGTGCCGTGGCGGGGCCGGTGGGAGACCGAGGGCGGCGGCCCGACCATGGGCCACGGCATCCACCAGTTCGACCTGCTGCTGTCGGTGCTCGGCCCGTGGGAGCAGGTCACCGCGGTCGCCGCCCGCCGGGACCGGGACGTCGACACCGAGGACGTGTCGATGGCGCTCGTCACGTTCGCCGACGGCACGGTCGCGTCGGTGGTCAACTCGGTGATCTCGCCGCGGCAGGTTTCCGCGCTGCGGTTCGATTTCAGCCACGCCACGCTCGAGTTGTCGCACCTCTACGGCTACACCGACGCCGACTGGACGATCACTCCCGCGCCCGGCCACACGGGCGTCGCCGCGCGCTGGGCCGAATCGCCGTCGACCGTCGAGAGTGGCCACGGCGGTCAGTTGACCGCCGTTCTGGACGCGCTCGACGACGGCACCCCACCACCGGTCACGATCGAGGAGACCCGCCGGACCATGGAATTCGTCGCCGCCATCTACGCCTCCGCCTTCACCGGCGCCCCGGTCCGTGCCGGCCAGATCGGCCCGGACAGCCCGTTCGCCGCCCGCATGGACGGCGCCGGCGCTCCCTGGCAGGCGGTGCGCACCCGATGA